A genome region from Clupea harengus chromosome 7, Ch_v2.0.2, whole genome shotgun sequence includes the following:
- the wsb2 gene encoding WD repeat and SOCS box-containing protein 2 isoform X1, whose amino-acid sequence MCDLFLPDCPIDNGTKGVSDGLVEQLRPVHPQSLRGTAGCETWSVDFSPGGSLFAWSMGYGVVKVLAWPLPNSEEGGDDVRDAQLTDKTSDRTLNCGHTVWGLAFGPRPRKRPGATSHASYELTEDVQMLFLATGLNNGIIKIWRVSTGEALFDLKGHQSVVRELVFTPNGTLTLVSGSRDKTLRIWDLTSTGRTCRVLSGHRGWVICCRVSPDSSMIASVCSSDNRVCLWSLRSYTFIRHLAFTKQSAISSCDFSPDGAVLAVGSYGLHNSAGWRVDLWDPYTAELLVTLEDCCSCEPFMNSKTIKTLCFSPDGLFLALVVDHRALRLWELGQNTFMMETDLTTFHNELCCTFHPQEGIIATGTRDGHAKFWRVKPMIPSLSHLCRAVLRFSVSTHQMKAFPIPQKLLEFLTYRDTPKRQKTYCRAHCR is encoded by the exons ATGTGTGACTTGTTTCTTCCTGACTGCCCGATCGATAACGGCACAAAAG GAGTCTCGGATGGATTGGTTGAGCAGCTCAGACCCGTACATCCCCAGAGTTTGAGAGGTACCGCTGGCTGTGAGACATGGAGCGTGGATTTTTCACCTGGAGGATCACTTTTCGCTTGGTCTATGGGTTATGGCGTCGTGAAGGTGCTTGCATGGCCCCTGCCAAATAGcga agaaggaggagacGATGTTCGGGATGCCCAGCTAACCGATAAAACCTCAGACAGGACTTTGAATTGTGGCCATACTGTTTGGGGGTTAGCTTTTGGACCCCGTCCAAGGAAGCGTCCTGGTGCAACCAGCCACGCCTCTTATGAACTTACCGAGGATGTCCAAATGTTGTTTCTTGCCACAGGTCTTAATAACGGCATCATTAAGATCTGGCGCGTGTCAACCG GTGAGGCACTTTTTGATCTGAAAGGACATCAGTCTGTTGTCAGGGAATTGGTCTTTACTCCCAATGGAACTCTAACACTTGTGTCTGGCTCTCGTGACAAAACACTGAGGATATGGGATTTAACAAGCACAG GCAGAACATGCCGTGTGTTGTCAGGCCACAGAGGTTGGGTTATTTGTTGCAGGGTCTCTCCTGACAGCAGCATGATTGCATCAGTCTGCAGCTCAGACAAT AGAGTGTGCTTGTGGAGTCTTCGGTCCTACACCTTCATAAGGCACCTAGCGTTCACCAAACAGAGCGCTATATCATCCTGCGACTTCTCCCCAGACGGAGCTGTGCTGGCAGTGGGCTCATATGGCCTTCACAACTCCGCTGGCTGGAGGGTGGATCTCTGGGACCCGTACACTGCTGAGCTTCTGGTAACACTCGA GGACTGTTGTAGCTGTGAACCCTTTATGAATTCCAAAACAATCAAGACTCTGTGCTTTTCCCCTGATGGACTGTTTTTGGCTCTGGTCGTAGACCACAG AGCTCTAAGACTCTGGGAACTGGGTCAGAACACTTTCATGATGGAGACAGACCTGACCACATTCCACAACGAACTGTGCTGCACTTTTCATCCACAGGAGGGCATCATTGCCACAGG GACAAGAGATGGCCATGCCAAATTCTGGAGAGTAAAGCCCATGATCCCCAGCCTTAGCCACCTGTGTCGCGCCGTCCTACGCTTCTCAGTGTCAACTCATCAGATGAAAGCCTTTCCCATTCCCCAGAAGCTTCTGGAGTTTCTCACCTACAGGGACACCCCTAAGAGACAGAAGACCTACTGCAGGGCCCACTgtagatga
- the vsig10 gene encoding V-set and immunoglobulin domain-containing protein 10 isoform X1 — protein sequence MRLVVTFLYFACSCQTGGADHGGAPESILGELGHTVTLPCHDLAVTVPPALTQWLKDGSIVVKRNHSSELSPRLGHFTILDNGSLNITGLMAIDEGSYECECSLQDTSKVHNHTGVHLHIFSGPDKVILDISPVEKLPNGTLYVRNDSTVYFKCSSPSISYPSRTLSLMFEGASSNKDTLVSGNGSLIQYEELNITPNRQGDHSCSAENTISKKIVTESLQLLVYYPPERHPVCTWRIQSNSSSVLFSCSWRGGYPAPTLQWEDLTSKGVVLNSSVNETLEVILNRSVLSDGHELKCQGKHVMSQGDEYSCHFTLKTPYPEGEPLVTVVEGSNVTLTCIEKQSIPPAKTIWQRTVAHKDIKLGSKYVISEQGPTFSLTIVNITKDDEGTYFCRSENPIAVRELEVYLTVKSSVSYTGGIVGTFLSVLILGAGISIGMAIYSNRHRICLGYHFGFLTEERNDVLNLVESDDEIFTEAVPRLPVLPNGHSTTLVEIHRIPSSKSRPPEMIMKIWKTQRQLKKTKTLLLWQNRRLQSYILDIVNISVDILPILLSEQFVN from the exons ATGAGATTAGTagttacatttttatattttgcaTGTTCATGTCAAACAG GTGGTGCAGACCATGGGGGAGCACCTGAAAGTATCCTTGGAGAATTGGGTCACACTGTTACACTTCCATGCCATGACCTGGCTGTCACTGTTCCTCCAGCACTGACACAGTGGCTAAAAGATGGGAGCATTGTGGTAAAACGTAACCATTCTTCAGAACTAAGCCCTAGACTTGGTCACTTCACCATACTGGACAATGGCAGCCTGAATATTACTGGATTAATGGCAATTGATGAAGGATCATATGAGTGTGAATGCTCACTACAGGACACAAGCAAGGTTCACAATCATACTGGGGTGCACCTACACATCTTTA GTGGTCCAGACAAAGTGATCCTGGATATCTCACCTGTGGAAAAACTCCCAAATGGAACCCTGTATGTCCGAAATGACTCCACTGTTTATTTCAAGTGCTCAAGCCCCTCTATATCCTATCCATCACGGACGTTATCTTTGATGTTTGAAGGGGCCAGCTCAAACAAGGACACGCTTGTTTCTGGCAACGGATCTCTGATACAGTATGAGGAGCTGAACATCACGCCAAATAGACAAGGAGACCACAGCTGTTCAGCAGAGAATACCATATCTAAGAAGATAGTGACTGAGAGTCTACAGCTGCTTGTATACT ATCCACCGGAAAGACACCCAGTATGCACTTGGAGGATCCAGAGTAACTCCTCCAGCGTTCTTTTTAGTTGCAGTTGGCGTGGGGGTTACCCTGCGCCCACATTACAATGGGAGGATTTGACCTCAAAGGGGGTCGTGTTAAACTCTAGTGTAAACGAGACGTTGGAGGTAATACTCAACAGGAGTGTGTTGAGTGATGGGCATGAGCTTAAGTGCCAAGGGAAACATGTGATGAGTCAAGGTGATGAATACTCCTGCCACTTCACCCTGA AGACTCCATACCCTGAAGGGGAACCACTGGTGACGGTGGTAGAAGGTAGCAATGTGACACTGACCTGCATTGAGAAGCAATCAATCCCTCCTGCCAAAACCATATGGCAGAGAACTGTTGCACACAAGGACATTAAACTTGGCTCCAAGTATGTCATATCTGAGCAGGGGCCCACATTTAGTCTGACCATAGTGAACATCACCAAAGACGACGAGGGCACATACTTCTGCAGGAGCGAGAATCCCATCGCTGTCCGCGAGTTAGAGGTCTATCTTACAGTAAAGT CGTCAGTGTCCTACACTGGTGGGATTGTTGGCACGTTCTTGTCTGTTCTGATTCTCGGAGCTGGGATTTCCatcggaatggctatatactcAAACCGCCACAGAATTTGCTTGG GTTACCATTTTGG TTTCCTGACAGAAGAAAGGAATGATGTGCTGAATCTGGTGGAATCAGATGATGAGATATTTACAGAAGCAGTGCCCAGGTTACCCGTTTTGCCAAATGGACACTCCACGACACTGGTAGAGATTCACCGGATCCCATCCAGTAAGTCCAGACCACCTGAG ATGATCATGAAGATCTGGAAAACACAGAGGCAACTCAAGAAAACCAAGACACTATTATTGTGGCAGAATAGAAGATTGCAGAGTTACATTTTAGATATTGTAAATATTTCTGTGGACATATTGCCAATACTTCTTTCTGAGCAGTTTGTGAATTGA
- the vsig10 gene encoding V-set and immunoglobulin domain-containing protein 10 isoform X2, translated as MRLVVTFLYFACSCQTGGADHGGAPESILGELGHTVTLPCHDLAVTVPPALTQWLKDGSIVVKRNHSSELSPRLGHFTILDNGSLNITGLMAIDEGSYECECSLQDTSKVHNHTGVHLHIFSGPDKVILDISPVEKLPNGTLYVRNDSTVYFKCSSPSISYPSRTLSLMFEGASSNKDTLVSGNGSLIQYEELNITPNRQGDHSCSAENTISKKIVTESLQLLVYYPPERHPVCTWRIQSNSSSVLFSCSWRGGYPAPTLQWEDLTSKGVVLNSSVNETLEVILNRSVLSDGHELKCQGKHVMSQGDEYSCHFTLKTPYPEGEPLVTVVEGSNVTLTCIEKQSIPPAKTIWQRTVAHKDIKLGSKYVISEQGPTFSLTIVNITKDDEGTYFCRSENPIAVRELEVYLTVKSSVSYTGGIVGTFLSVLILGAGISIGMAIYSNRHRICLGYHFGFLTEERNDVLNLVESDDEIFTEAVPRLPVLPNGHSTTLVEIHRIPSNDHEDLENTEATQENQDTIIVAE; from the exons ATGAGATTAGTagttacatttttatattttgcaTGTTCATGTCAAACAG GTGGTGCAGACCATGGGGGAGCACCTGAAAGTATCCTTGGAGAATTGGGTCACACTGTTACACTTCCATGCCATGACCTGGCTGTCACTGTTCCTCCAGCACTGACACAGTGGCTAAAAGATGGGAGCATTGTGGTAAAACGTAACCATTCTTCAGAACTAAGCCCTAGACTTGGTCACTTCACCATACTGGACAATGGCAGCCTGAATATTACTGGATTAATGGCAATTGATGAAGGATCATATGAGTGTGAATGCTCACTACAGGACACAAGCAAGGTTCACAATCATACTGGGGTGCACCTACACATCTTTA GTGGTCCAGACAAAGTGATCCTGGATATCTCACCTGTGGAAAAACTCCCAAATGGAACCCTGTATGTCCGAAATGACTCCACTGTTTATTTCAAGTGCTCAAGCCCCTCTATATCCTATCCATCACGGACGTTATCTTTGATGTTTGAAGGGGCCAGCTCAAACAAGGACACGCTTGTTTCTGGCAACGGATCTCTGATACAGTATGAGGAGCTGAACATCACGCCAAATAGACAAGGAGACCACAGCTGTTCAGCAGAGAATACCATATCTAAGAAGATAGTGACTGAGAGTCTACAGCTGCTTGTATACT ATCCACCGGAAAGACACCCAGTATGCACTTGGAGGATCCAGAGTAACTCCTCCAGCGTTCTTTTTAGTTGCAGTTGGCGTGGGGGTTACCCTGCGCCCACATTACAATGGGAGGATTTGACCTCAAAGGGGGTCGTGTTAAACTCTAGTGTAAACGAGACGTTGGAGGTAATACTCAACAGGAGTGTGTTGAGTGATGGGCATGAGCTTAAGTGCCAAGGGAAACATGTGATGAGTCAAGGTGATGAATACTCCTGCCACTTCACCCTGA AGACTCCATACCCTGAAGGGGAACCACTGGTGACGGTGGTAGAAGGTAGCAATGTGACACTGACCTGCATTGAGAAGCAATCAATCCCTCCTGCCAAAACCATATGGCAGAGAACTGTTGCACACAAGGACATTAAACTTGGCTCCAAGTATGTCATATCTGAGCAGGGGCCCACATTTAGTCTGACCATAGTGAACATCACCAAAGACGACGAGGGCACATACTTCTGCAGGAGCGAGAATCCCATCGCTGTCCGCGAGTTAGAGGTCTATCTTACAGTAAAGT CGTCAGTGTCCTACACTGGTGGGATTGTTGGCACGTTCTTGTCTGTTCTGATTCTCGGAGCTGGGATTTCCatcggaatggctatatactcAAACCGCCACAGAATTTGCTTGG GTTACCATTTTGG TTTCCTGACAGAAGAAAGGAATGATGTGCTGAATCTGGTGGAATCAGATGATGAGATATTTACAGAAGCAGTGCCCAGGTTACCCGTTTTGCCAAATGGACACTCCACGACACTGGTAGAGATTCACCGGATCCCATCCA ATGATCATGAAGATCTGGAAAACACAGAGGCAACTCAAGAAAACCAAGACACTATTATTGTGGCAGAATAG
- the wsb2 gene encoding WD repeat and SOCS box-containing protein 2 isoform X2, giving the protein MLFLATGLNNGIIKIWRVSTGEALFDLKGHQSVVRELVFTPNGTLTLVSGSRDKTLRIWDLTSTGRTCRVLSGHRGWVICCRVSPDSSMIASVCSSDNRVCLWSLRSYTFIRHLAFTKQSAISSCDFSPDGAVLAVGSYGLHNSAGWRVDLWDPYTAELLVTLEDCCSCEPFMNSKTIKTLCFSPDGLFLALVVDHRALRLWELGQNTFMMETDLTTFHNELCCTFHPQEGIIATGTRDGHAKFWRVKPMIPSLSHLCRAVLRFSVSTHQMKAFPIPQKLLEFLTYRDTPKRQKTYCRAHCR; this is encoded by the exons ATGTTGTTTCTTGCCACAGGTCTTAATAACGGCATCATTAAGATCTGGCGCGTGTCAACCG GTGAGGCACTTTTTGATCTGAAAGGACATCAGTCTGTTGTCAGGGAATTGGTCTTTACTCCCAATGGAACTCTAACACTTGTGTCTGGCTCTCGTGACAAAACACTGAGGATATGGGATTTAACAAGCACAG GCAGAACATGCCGTGTGTTGTCAGGCCACAGAGGTTGGGTTATTTGTTGCAGGGTCTCTCCTGACAGCAGCATGATTGCATCAGTCTGCAGCTCAGACAAT AGAGTGTGCTTGTGGAGTCTTCGGTCCTACACCTTCATAAGGCACCTAGCGTTCACCAAACAGAGCGCTATATCATCCTGCGACTTCTCCCCAGACGGAGCTGTGCTGGCAGTGGGCTCATATGGCCTTCACAACTCCGCTGGCTGGAGGGTGGATCTCTGGGACCCGTACACTGCTGAGCTTCTGGTAACACTCGA GGACTGTTGTAGCTGTGAACCCTTTATGAATTCCAAAACAATCAAGACTCTGTGCTTTTCCCCTGATGGACTGTTTTTGGCTCTGGTCGTAGACCACAG AGCTCTAAGACTCTGGGAACTGGGTCAGAACACTTTCATGATGGAGACAGACCTGACCACATTCCACAACGAACTGTGCTGCACTTTTCATCCACAGGAGGGCATCATTGCCACAGG GACAAGAGATGGCCATGCCAAATTCTGGAGAGTAAAGCCCATGATCCCCAGCCTTAGCCACCTGTGTCGCGCCGTCCTACGCTTCTCAGTGTCAACTCATCAGATGAAAGCCTTTCCCATTCCCCAGAAGCTTCTGGAGTTTCTCACCTACAGGGACACCCCTAAGAGACAGAAGACCTACTGCAGGGCCCACTgtagatga